TTGAATGAAGACATAGAATATTCCATTCCCATCTCCTTCATAGTTACCTTGGCAACATTTAGTGATGTGAACGAAGCATTGAAAGCAAAATCGAGTTTCCACTTATCGCGAGCCTGGCAGTCCATAAGACCAGTATAGCCTTTGGCGTCACGAAAGCAAAATTCGATCTGGAACCTGGTTCTATAATAAAGAAGTACTTCTTCACCCGAAAGTGAGGTGTCTGTAGAGAAGAATAGTTTCTTCTTGCCATTCGGCATCTGCCAGATGACAAGTCTAACTTTACACCTGAGTGCCTTGGAATAGGCTATCAAAGTATAAGCTGTTCCTTCTATATCTTTCATCTCCATCTTCTCCATTCGAGTGAGGTCAAGATTCTTCATATCAATCTTGCCATCCTTGGTCTTGGGGCGACCACGTTTTCCAGTACGTGGACCAGCATAGACATAAAAGAGACAAGCATTGTCACGAAAGCGGCTTATCAAAGAGAACCCTTCTTTCTTTATCCCATTAACAAATGTACTTGTAGAGAAGTAAGCATCTGCAACTATGAGGGTTGAGAGTTTAAGAAGTTCCTTGCGGTAACGCTTAATGACGCTGATATAGAAATCTACCATAGTCTTGTTTCTAAGACTCAGTTCTTTATTACTTAGCGACTGGTGTGCTTTTAACATCATGCAGTCTTTGGCATCAATATCAATGAGGCCAATACCCATGATTTCGAGACCATGTTTAACAGACTGTGCACATCCCGACCAAAAACGACCG
The Segatella copri DNA segment above includes these coding regions:
- a CDS encoding transposase, yielding MNTGLDQYMDIFKDAVEDSAAKLTKSFEKILIEVIILFMVIPRKINFTQMGRYGSHVEQTYRNAFGLKKSKSIDWLKLNVSLAKRFFGKQGRWAIAIDPSYISKAGKKTPHIGRFWSGCAQSVKHGLEIMGIGLIDIDAKDCMMLKAHQSLSNKELSLRNKTMVDFYISVIKRYRKELLKLSTLIVADAYFSTSTFVNGIKKEGFSLISRFRDNACLFYVYAGPRTGKRGRPKTKDGKIDMKNLDLTRMEKMEMKDIEGTAYTLIAYSKALRCKVRLVIWQMPNGKKKLFFSTDTSLSGEEVLLYYRTRFQIEFCFRDAKGYTGLMDCQARDKWKLDFAFNASFTSLNVAKVTMKEMGMEYSMSSFKSLMTNIYLVKRIFKASGYTPNRTLISKIFKDLSCLQRIAA